A genomic window from Canis aureus isolate CA01 chromosome 2, VMU_Caureus_v.1.0, whole genome shotgun sequence includes:
- the LOC144290381 gene encoding LOW QUALITY PROTEIN: olfactory receptor 6C76-like (The sequence of the model RefSeq protein was modified relative to this genomic sequence to represent the inferred CDS: inserted 1 base in 1 codon; substituted 1 base at 1 genomic stop codon), whose amino-acid sequence MNNRTSVTNFILLGLTDNPEIQAVNFLFLFLTYVLSVTGNLTIIILTLLDSHLEAPMYFFLXNFSLEISFTSACNPRFFISIVTGDKSISYNACAAQLFFFILLGXPVFLLAAMSYDHYAAICKLLHYTTTMSNKICYQLVVSSWVAGFLVIFPPLAMGLQLDFCDSNVIDHFTCDSAPLLQMSCTDTSTLELMSFVLAILTLMSTLMLVILSHSYILRTILKIPSAQQRKKAFSTCSSHMIVVSISYGSCIFMYVKTSAKEGVALTKGVAMLSTSVALMLNPFIYTLRNQQVKEAFKDVVKKILFSKPLI is encoded by the exons ATGAATAATAGAACATCAGTGACCAACTTCATCCTCCTGGGTCTGACCGATAATCCAGAAATACAGGCTGTAAATTTCCTCTTTCTATTTCTCACCTACGTACTGAGTGTTACTGGAAATCTCACCATCATCATTCTTACCCTGCTGGATTCCCACCTGGAGGCtcccatgtattttttcc tgaatttctCCTTAGAAATTTCATTCACTTCTGCCTGTAATCCTAGATTTTTCATCAGCATCGTAACTGGAGACAAATCTATTTCCTATAATGCTTGTGCAGCTCAGCTATTTTTCTTTATCCTCCTTGGCTAACCAGTTTTTCTTCTGGCTGCTATGTCCTATGATCATTATGCAGCTATCTGCAAGCTTCTACATTATACAACCACCATGAGTAACAAGATTTGCTACCAGCTTGTAGTCAGCTCTTGGGTGGCTGGTTTCTTGGTAATCTTCCCACCACTAGCCATGGGGCTGCAGTTGGATTTCTGTGACTCCAATGTCATTGACCACTTCACCTGTGATTCTGCTCCTTTACTCCAAATGTCTTGCACAGACACAAGTACTCTAGAGCTCATGAGCTTTGTTTTAGCCATACTTACTCTTATGTCCACTTTGATGTTAGTAATTCTCTCCCACTCTTACATCCTTAGAACAATTCTGAAAATCCCTTCAgctcaacaaagaaaaaaggccTTCTCAACCTGCTCCTCCCATATGATAGTTGTCTCTATCTCTTATGGGAGCTGCATCTTCATGTATGTCAAAACATCAGCAAAGGAAGGGGTTGCTTTGACAAAAGGTGTGGCTATGCTCAGTACCTCTGTTGCTCTCATGCTGAATCCATTTATTTACACTTTAAGGAACCAGCAGGTGAAAGAAGCATTTAAGGACGTTGTGAAAAAGATACTTTTCTCAAAACCATTGATCTGA